A stretch of Bradyrhizobium sp. CCBAU 53338 DNA encodes these proteins:
- a CDS encoding sigma-70 family RNA polymerase sigma factor, whose amino-acid sequence MDWIDLISRVASHGDRDAFARLFEHFAPRVKGFLIKTGSDPETAEDIAQSTFVAVWRKAGEFDPTTAGVAAWIFTIARNQRIDIARRALRHDRALQSPETAYEVETVASPEAIRAQSEDVTRIAKALARLSEEQSTVVRLSFIEERPHGEIASSLGIPLGTVKSRIRLAMKRLRELLDEQK is encoded by the coding sequence GTGGACTGGATTGATTTGATTTCGCGTGTCGCAAGCCATGGAGATCGTGACGCTTTTGCACGGCTATTCGAGCATTTCGCTCCGCGCGTGAAGGGCTTTCTCATAAAGACGGGAAGCGACCCGGAGACCGCTGAAGATATAGCGCAATCCACCTTCGTTGCTGTCTGGCGCAAGGCGGGAGAGTTCGATCCGACCACTGCCGGTGTAGCAGCTTGGATCTTCACGATCGCGCGCAATCAGCGCATTGATATCGCCCGGCGGGCTCTACGCCATGATCGGGCGTTGCAATCGCCGGAAACAGCCTACGAGGTCGAGACCGTAGCCTCCCCGGAAGCGATACGGGCCCAGAGTGAAGATGTTACGCGCATCGCAAAAGCGTTGGCCCGCCTGTCGGAGGAGCAATCCACGGTGGTCCGGCTCTCGTTTATTGAGGAGAGACCGCACGGCGAAATCGCCTCTTCGTTGGGCATCCCATTGGGAACGGTCAAATCGCGCATTCGCCTCGCCATGAAAAGATTGAGAGAGCTACTGGACGAACAGAAATGA
- a CDS encoding fasciclin domain-containing protein encodes MVNFIPLAIAKEKTVMVGGAAMYPTKNIVENAVKSKDHTTLVAAVKAAGLVDTLQGPGPYTVFAPTNAAFGKLPKGALATLVKPENKQTLTKILTYHVVPGRLTADQLMDGQKLITVEGEPLTVKKSGGKVMIVDAKGGAATVTIADVLQSNGVIHVVNQVLMPSS; translated from the coding sequence ATGGTCAACTTTATCCCGCTTGCCATCGCCAAGGAGAAGACCGTGATGGTCGGCGGCGCTGCCATGTATCCGACGAAGAACATCGTCGAGAACGCCGTCAAGTCAAAGGACCACACCACCTTGGTCGCTGCCGTCAAGGCAGCCGGCCTGGTCGATACGCTGCAGGGACCTGGACCATATACCGTTTTCGCGCCGACCAATGCTGCGTTCGGCAAGCTTCCAAAGGGAGCCCTCGCGACCCTGGTCAAGCCGGAAAATAAGCAGACGCTGACCAAGATCCTGACGTACCACGTCGTGCCGGGACGCCTGACTGCTGACCAATTGATGGACGGTCAAAAGTTGATCACCGTGGAAGGCGAGCCGCTGACAGTCAAAAAATCAGGCGGAAAGGTAATGATCGTAGACGCGAAAGGTGGTGCTGCGACCGTGACAATTGCCGATGTGCTACAGTCGAATGGCGTCATCCACGTCGTCAACCAGGTGCTGATGCCTTCGAGCTAA
- a CDS encoding LysR family transcriptional regulator, whose product MPHLNYHHLRYFWIIATEGSMSRAAQRLNVSPSSLSVQLKALEEQLGQQLFERVGRSLQLTEAGRIALDYAGSVFKSGHELIETLSGLRPGRQLLRVGAAATLSRNFQIAFLRPLISRIDVELVIHTGLFDDLLQSLDAHKLDVVLANHPAPPDARSSFENTLIDEQRVSIVGRKPPKPARLRFPQDLAHFPLVLPGRGNALRSAFDALVGRRGIRPIIAAEVDDMAMLRLMARESGHLALVPSIVVIDELRSGLLVERARLNELAEQFYAISQQRRYPNPLVSELTGSRKK is encoded by the coding sequence GGAAGCATGAGCCGCGCGGCGCAGCGGCTCAATGTTTCGCCGTCGTCGCTATCGGTACAGCTCAAGGCGCTCGAAGAGCAGCTGGGCCAACAGCTATTCGAGCGTGTCGGACGCTCTCTGCAACTCACCGAAGCGGGTCGCATCGCGCTCGACTACGCCGGCAGCGTCTTCAAGTCAGGCCATGAATTGATCGAGACGTTGTCGGGCCTGCGGCCCGGACGTCAGCTGCTGCGGGTCGGGGCTGCAGCGACTTTGTCGCGCAACTTCCAGATCGCATTTCTGCGGCCACTGATAAGCCGCATTGATGTCGAGCTCGTCATCCACACCGGACTTTTCGACGATCTGCTCCAGTCACTCGATGCGCACAAGCTCGATGTCGTTCTCGCCAACCACCCGGCACCGCCCGATGCACGCAGCAGCTTCGAGAATACGCTCATTGACGAGCAGCGAGTCAGCATCGTCGGCCGAAAGCCGCCGAAGCCCGCCCGGCTTAGGTTTCCGCAGGACCTCGCACATTTTCCGCTAGTCCTACCGGGCCGGGGCAACGCACTTCGCTCGGCCTTCGATGCGCTGGTCGGCCGCCGAGGCATCAGACCGATAATCGCTGCGGAAGTCGACGACATGGCTATGCTACGCCTGATGGCCCGCGAAAGCGGCCATCTCGCTCTCGTCCCCTCGATCGTCGTGATTGACGAGCTTCGTTCGGGCCTGCTCGTCGAGCGGGCGCGGCTAAACGAACTAGCGGAGCAATTCTATGCCATCAGCCAGCAGCGCCGCTATCCTAATCCTCTCGTCTCGGAATTGACGGGTAGTCGAAAGAAATAA
- a CDS encoding DUF2177 family protein, giving the protein MSYVALYLAVAIPFVAVDAVWLKLMGQRFYLATIGDIARSEPNFWPALVFYLLYPLGLIALAVLPAHAAASSGRAAWLGLLFGFFTYATYDLTNQAVLRNWTTTLSIVDIAWGGLLGAGSAYCGYLAARQFLV; this is encoded by the coding sequence ATGTCCTACGTTGCGCTCTATCTGGCCGTAGCTATTCCATTCGTTGCGGTCGATGCGGTCTGGCTCAAGCTCATGGGCCAACGCTTCTATCTCGCGACGATAGGCGACATAGCGCGGAGCGAGCCGAACTTTTGGCCGGCTCTCGTCTTCTACCTTCTGTACCCGCTCGGGCTCATCGCGCTTGCCGTTTTACCAGCACACGCCGCTGCTTCCAGCGGTAGGGCTGCGTGGCTCGGTTTGCTTTTTGGCTTTTTCACCTATGCGACCTATGACCTCACAAATCAGGCGGTCCTTCGCAACTGGACGACGACTCTGTCAATCGTCGATATCGCGTGGGGCGGGTTGTTGGGCGCAGGTAGCGCTTATTGCGGGTATCTCGCAGCTCGACAGTTTTTGGTGTGA